The genomic stretch GGTGGGAGTGCCCTCCGGTGCTTCAACTGGTGCCTATGAGGCCCATGAACTGCGTGACAAAGATCCCAAGCGCTATTTGGGTAAGGGTGTGCACAAAGCCGTTGAAAATGTGAATAGTGTTTTGGCCCCAGCTTTGGCAGGCAAGAACTTCACCACGGTTGAAGAATTTGATGCCGGGCTACTAGAAATCGATGGAACAGAAAACAAGTCAAAGCTAGGTGCCAACGCCATCCTCGGTGTCTCAATGGCCGCCGCTAAAGCTGCTGCTGCCAGTGAAGGTGTCTCCTTGTTTCGCTACTTGGGTGGGGACAAGGCGACCAAGCTCCCCGTGCCTTTGATGAACGTCGTCAATGGCGGTGCTCACGCGAATAACGGCATGGATGTTCAGGAGTTCATGATCGCTCCCGTTGTGGGTGGGCGTTTTTCTGAAAGTCTTCGGGCTGGTTCAGAGATTTTTCATTGTCTTAAGAAAATCATCGACGAAAAAGGCATGCCCACCGCTGTTGGGGACGAGGGCGGGTTTGCCCCAAACCTGGCAAAAAATATCGAAGCCTTGCAGTTGATCATGCAGGCGACCGAGAAGGCCGGATACCGCCCCGGCGAAGATGTATTTCTAGCCTTGGATGTGGCATCCACTGAGCTGTTTAAGAACGGCAAGTATGACTGGGAAGGTGGCCAAATCACCGCCCAGGAGCTGGGTGAGATCTACAAAGGTTGGGCCAAGGAGTTTCCTTTAGTCTCCATCGAAGACGGATTTGCTGAGGACGACTGGGATGGTTGGATCGCTTTTACCAAAGATGTGGGTGATAAGATGCAGTTGGTGGGTGACGACTTGTTTGTAACAAACCCCAAGCGTCTTCAGGACGGCATCAAGCGTGGTGCGGCGAATGCCTTATTGGTCAAGGTCAATCAAATCGGAAGTCTCAGTGAAACAGTGAAGGCTGTACGCATGGCTCAAGAGGCGAAATACCGTTGTGTCATGTCTCACCGAAGTGGCGAAACTGAAGACGCAACAATTGCGGATTTGGCGGTTGCCCTTTCAACAGAACAAATCAAAACCGGCTCATTGTGCCGGGGCGAGAGAACAGCTAAATACAATCAGCTTCTGCGAATTGAAGAAGAGCTTGGCGCAAAAGCTGAGTACTGGGGCCGAAGGGCCTTCTGATTAGGTGCCTATCTACTTTTTTGGATGCAGTGAAATAAAAAAGGGAGGTTGCAACCTCCCTTTTTTATTTCACTGCATCCAAAAAAGTAGATAGGCACCTAATCAGAAGGCCCTTCGGCCCCAGTACTCAGCTTTTGCGCCAAGCTCTTCTTCAATTCGCAGAAGCTGATTGTATTTAGCTGTTCTCTCGCCCCGGCACAATGAGCCGGTTTTGATTTGTTCTGTTGAAAGGGCAACCGCCAAATCCGCAATTGTTGCGTCTTCAGTTTCGCCACTTCGGTGAGACATGACACAACGGTATTTCGCCTCTTGAGCCATGCGTACAGCCTTCACTGTTTCACTGAGACTTCCGATTTGATTGACCTTGACCAATAAGGCATTCGCCGCACCACGCTTGATGCCGTCCTGAAGACGCTTGGGGTTTGTTACAAACAAGTCGTCACCCACCAACTGCATCTTATCACCCACATCTTTGGTAAAAGCGATCCAACCATCCCAGTCGTCCTCAGCAAATCCGTCTTCGATGGAGACTAAAGGAAACTCCTTGGCCCAACCTTTGTAGATCTCACCCAGCTCCTGGGCGGTGATTTGGCCACCTTCCCAGTCATACTTGCCGTTCTTAAACAGCTCAGTGGATGCCACATCCAAGGCTAGAAATACATCTTCGCCGGGGCGGTATCCGGCCTTCTCGGTCGCCTGCATGATCAACTGCAAGGCTTCGATATTTTTTGCCAGGTTTGGGGCAAACCCGCCCTCGTCCCCAACAGCGGTGGGCATGCCTTTTTCGTCGATGATTTTCTTAAGACAATGAAAAATCTCTGAACCAGCCCGAAGACTTTCAGAAAAACGCCCACCCACAACGGGAGCGATCATGAACTCCTGAACATCCATGCCGTTATTCGCGTGAGCACCGCCATTGACGACGTTCATCAAAGGCACGGGGAGCTTGGTCGCCTTGTCCCCACCCAAGTAGCGAAACAAGGAGACACCTTCACTGGCAGCAGCAGCTTTAGCGGCGGCCATTGAGACACCGAGGATGGCGTTGGCACCTAGCTTTGACTTGTTTTCTGTTCCATCGATTTCTAGTAGCCCGGCATCAAATTCTTCAACCGTGGTGAAGTTCTTGCCTGCCAAAGCTGGGGCCAAAACACTATTCACATTTTCAACGGCTTTGTGCACACCCTTACCCAAATAGCGCTTGGGATCTTTGTCACGCAGTTCATGGGCCTCATAGGCACCAGTTGAAGCACCGGAGGGCACTCCCACCCGACCCATGTGTCCGTTGTCGAAGGTCACATCCACTTCAACAGTTGGATTTCCCCGGCTGTCTAGAATTTCTCGTCCAAACACTTTAGCGATCTTTGCCACTGGTGATTCTCCTTAATGATGATCTTACAAGTTCAATTGCTGATCTGCCTGACTGATTTTGCCTGGCTTTCTGGTGTCCATTTTTTCGGCTGAATCCGGATCGGGCGGTAGAGAGCCGTCACGGATTTGGTTTTGTAGATTTTGAAGTCCTTCAACCATGTCAGCCACGAGCTTCGGGAAGGTGGTGCGCAGATAATCCCAATCCATACGCTTCATTGCCTCAGCCACCTGATGATCCTTGCGGCCCTGGCCAATCAAAAGGGTCACCAACTGCTGAGCCCGAACCATGTAATCATCCATGCGACGCACTTGGGATTTAAGCAGATCAAGCCGCTCGTCAATGTGCCAGGTTTCACTGAAGTGGCGAATGACCTCAGGCCCATCCCCTGCTTGCATGAGCAAACTGGACATTTGCGCTTTATAAGACTGAACTTCCTGATCTTTAAGAACCAATTCTCGTTTGCGCTCTTCAAGTTCCCGTTGCGCATCTTCAAGCGAAGCTCGCATGACTTTTACAAGTTCCGGCTTAAAGTGGGCTTCGCCTTCTTCTTCCTCGAAAAAGCTCTGCTGAGCCTCTGACCAACCGATATACACCCGTGGTCCCCGCCAACGAACGACAGCCCTGTCTTTGCCCAAATAAGAGGGCAGAGCTTCAAGGGCCGCACGCAAGTACTCCGACACCAGAGGGAAGTCCTCAGATGACCAGGGCATTTCAAAACTAATGGCTTCGTCTTCGCGACGGACATTGTTCAATGTCGGATCGGGCGAAAGAAAATACGAAAGGAAGCGATGGGGCTGTTGATAGATGTCCTGAGCTTTCGGCATCATTCTCAAAACGCTATCGAGCACTCCCCATGCCCAAAGCTCATGGCATGAGTGACCGATGCTCTCCATCAGGTTCGGGTCGTTTAACTTGACCCCAAACTCACGATTGAGCGCTTCGAGAAATTGTTCCACCTTATGAGCTTCCAACCAACAGGACGGATCACGTAGAAATTCTTCAGGTAAGTCGGTGACTTCATGAAGCCCCTCTAAACCTGCCCCCTGGCGGCCCACATAGGCCAGAACGGAATTGGTGATTTTTCCGCTAAACAACACGGTCCACTTGTAGCCAGTTCCAGGGGTTAAAACAATGGAAATCACTCCTGATTTTCATCACATGGAAGAGTCCCGCGAGAGTGACAAAATTAGGCCGTTCTAAAGACAGCCTTAATCTCATGAAAATTTGACATACTGCATTAAATTAGTTACATTAGGCGCCTTTCGGAGGTTTGTCATGATGACCGTGAGTTCAACCAAACTCCTCGCCCTTTTCCTCTGCCTCGGGCTCTCATGGAGTGCTGCATTAGGTGGCACAACTGAGTCCTTTGCCTTCCGCCAGCCCTTTTTGGTCAAGCAAAGCATGGCTGTCCCCAGTGATTCCGTGTTTTTTCCACGGTTTATCCGTCCTGAAAGGCGATTTCTTAACGGCCAACTCGTATTTTCAGCCAGTGAGGAAATCACCGACGGGGTGAGCGTGATCCGAGCCGGGTCAAACTTCTGCGTGGTCAACGCCTTCCGTTGGGAAGAAGACCAAAACGCCTGGGAAAAGCGTATTCCCTTTAATCTCCACGCCGGTCGCGAGTTCCAGGCCCCCTTGCGCAGAGCCAGCATTCTCGGTGGATTCGAGTCTTTGGAGTTGTTCGGCGACAGCACCACCTTGATTATTGTTTGTCTTCGTCGCCTGGAAAACGGCAACTCCATTCCCCTGCCCATTTCACAGGCTGTTCTTGAAGATGTGTTCAGCGGCATTGCCGACTGGAATATTTC from Pseudobdellovibrionaceae bacterium encodes the following:
- the eno gene encoding phosphopyruvate hydratase; this encodes MAKIAKVFGREILDSRGNPTVEVDVTFDNGHMGRVGVPSGASTGAYEAHELRDKDPKRYLGKGVHKAVENVNSVLAPALAGKNFTTVEEFDAGLLEIDGTENKSKLGANAILGVSMAAAKAAAASEGVSLFRYLGGDKATKLPVPLMNVVNGGAHANNGMDVQEFMIAPVVGGRFSESLRAGSEIFHCLKKIIDEKGMPTAVGDEGGFAPNLAKNIEALQLIMQATEKAGYRPGEDVFLALDVASTELFKNGKYDWEGGQITAQELGEIYKGWAKEFPLVSIEDGFAEDDWDGWIAFTKDVGDKMQLVGDDLFVTNPKRLQDGIKRGAANALLVKVNQIGSLSETVKAVRMAQEAKYRCVMSHRSGETEDATIADLAVALSTEQIKTGSLCRGERTAKYNQLLRIEEELGAKAEYWGRRAF
- the eno gene encoding phosphopyruvate hydratase; translated protein: MAKIAKVFGREILDSRGNPTVEVDVTFDNGHMGRVGVPSGASTGAYEAHELRDKDPKRYLGKGVHKAVENVNSVLAPALAGKNFTTVEEFDAGLLEIDGTENKSKLGANAILGVSMAAAKAAAASEGVSLFRYLGGDKATKLPVPLMNVVNGGAHANNGMDVQEFMIAPVVGGRFSESLRAGSEIFHCLKKIIDEKGMPTAVGDEGGFAPNLAKNIEALQLIMQATEKAGYRPGEDVFLALDVASTELFKNGKYDWEGGQITAQELGEIYKGWAKEFPLVSIEDGFAEDDWDGWIAFTKDVGDKMQLVGDDLFVTNPKRLQDGIKRGAANALLVKVNQIGSLSETVKAVRMAQEAKYRCVMSHRSGETEDATIADLAVALSTEQIKTGSLCRGERTAKYNQLLRIEEELGAKAEYWGRRAF